The Sporosarcina luteola genome contains a region encoding:
- the mutM gene encoding bifunctional DNA-formamidopyrimidine glycosylase/DNA-(apurinic or apyrimidinic site) lyase produces the protein MPELPEVEGVVRELSSVSIGRTISEVQVSDVIRKSKELGKEAIVKGKTLEDFIEELAFMTIVDITRRSKYIYFHLEKDGLPYLLVSHLGMSGAWFIVDTLEDVTEQKFRNHIHVVLKMADGGLLVYSDIRRFGELRLLQKEGDYTPLLKMAPEPFDTIAADHFLAMASTPKYARKPIKEVIMDGHVISGCGNIYATEALFRMKIHPGRATERISEKRKRELFREIVDVLQESIDAGGSSISDYRNINGEAGTMQTRLKMYGKKVCGTCGKETKSMKIAGRTSVYCPQCQR, from the coding sequence ATGCCAGAACTGCCTGAAGTGGAAGGTGTCGTCCGCGAATTATCGTCCGTCTCCATCGGACGCACCATTTCTGAAGTGCAAGTTTCCGATGTAATAAGGAAATCTAAAGAATTGGGCAAGGAAGCGATTGTCAAAGGGAAAACCCTTGAAGACTTCATCGAAGAGCTTGCCTTCATGACGATTGTGGACATCACGAGAAGAAGTAAATATATTTATTTTCATTTGGAAAAGGACGGGCTACCTTATTTACTGGTCAGCCATCTTGGCATGTCGGGTGCGTGGTTCATTGTCGACACGTTGGAAGACGTTACGGAACAGAAATTCAGGAACCATATCCATGTCGTTCTCAAGATGGCGGATGGAGGACTGCTCGTCTATTCCGATATCCGTCGATTCGGGGAATTGCGGCTGTTGCAAAAGGAAGGGGATTATACGCCATTGCTTAAAATGGCCCCAGAACCGTTTGACACAATTGCCGCCGACCATTTCCTCGCTATGGCTTCAACACCGAAATATGCGCGGAAGCCAATCAAAGAAGTGATCATGGATGGCCATGTCATTTCGGGTTGCGGAAACATCTACGCGACGGAAGCGCTATTTCGAATGAAGATCCATCCGGGAAGGGCGACGGAACGGATAAGCGAAAAAAGGAAACGGGAATTATTCCGGGAAATCGTTGATGTCTTGCAAGAGAGCATCGATGCGGGAGGAAGCTCCATCTCGGATTATCGGAATATTAATGGGGAAGCAGGAACGATGCAGACCCGTTTGAAGATGTATGGTAAGAAAGTGTGTGGAACATGCGGCAAAGAGACTAAAAGCATGAAAATCGCTGGTAGGACCTCTGTATATTGCCCTCAATGCCAAAGGTGA
- the polA gene encoding DNA polymerase I yields the protein MTKKKVVLLDGNSLAYRAFFALPLLTNDTGIHTNAVYGFTMMLQNILAEEKPTHMLVAWDAGKTTFRHSTFTEYKGGRQKTPPELSEQFPYLRKLLDAFQIPQYELDQYEADDIIGTLSKSGDEEGVEVVIISGDKDLTQLASDHTTVCITRKGITDLEKYTPAHVMEKYGITPPQIIDMKGLMGDASDNIPGVPGVGEKTALKLLKEYGSVEKVYESLDSVSGKKLKENLTENEEQAFMSKKLATIEVNAPITISMDDLTYSGPDEENVKTIYEELKFKTLLEKMAPQTESEPVKEIDVQIVTNPEMIELADEMAIHIEMMDENYLSSEVTGVSMTDGKQTLFIPIAVLQQSDRLKEWLRDEEKRKLATDSKAASASLLRYGIEVNGFEFDLLLATYIANPSTSYTDVASVAREFNYSDVQPDEAVYGKGAKKALPEEKVLADHAGRKAQAVWELRPILEEKLHENEQFELYRELEMPLANILGKMESAGVKTDLGILQQIGLQLSTRLTELESIIYEMAGQPFNINSPKQLGEILFEKIGLTPIKKTKTGYSTAADVLEKLESEHEIISFILTYRQLGKLNSTYIEGLSKEIHEDGKIHTRFQQALTQTGRLSSINPNLQNIPIRLEEGRKIRAAFVPSEPGWLMFAADYSQIELRVLAHMSQDEKMISAFREGEDIHTKTAMDVFGVDKDAVSSDMRRTAKAVNFGIVYGISDYGLSQSLNITRKEAGKFIDTYLETFPGVKQYMEDIVSEAKMKGYVVTMMNRRRYLPDITSSNFNLRSFAERTAMNTPIQGTAADIIKKAMIDMDARLKEEKMQTRMLLQVHDELIFEAPEEEIEKLKIIVPDVMESALALDVPLKAEWAFGHSWYETK from the coding sequence GTGACGAAAAAGAAAGTAGTTCTTTTAGATGGAAATAGCTTGGCGTATCGTGCGTTTTTTGCTTTGCCTTTATTAACGAACGATACTGGCATTCATACCAATGCAGTGTACGGATTCACGATGATGCTGCAAAACATACTGGCGGAAGAAAAGCCGACTCATATGCTCGTCGCCTGGGATGCCGGAAAGACGACGTTCAGACACTCCACATTCACGGAGTATAAAGGCGGCCGTCAAAAGACGCCACCGGAGCTTTCAGAACAATTCCCTTACTTGCGAAAGCTGCTTGACGCTTTCCAAATTCCGCAATACGAACTCGATCAGTATGAAGCGGATGATATTATCGGGACATTGAGCAAGTCGGGTGACGAAGAGGGCGTGGAAGTCGTCATCATTTCAGGTGACAAGGACTTAACGCAGCTGGCGAGCGACCATACGACGGTGTGCATTACACGAAAAGGGATCACTGACCTTGAAAAATACACACCAGCACATGTTATGGAGAAATACGGCATTACACCACCGCAGATCATTGACATGAAAGGTCTCATGGGAGATGCTTCCGACAATATTCCTGGCGTTCCGGGTGTCGGTGAGAAGACTGCGCTTAAACTATTGAAGGAATACGGCTCAGTTGAAAAAGTATATGAATCCCTGGATTCTGTTTCAGGAAAGAAATTGAAGGAAAACTTGACGGAAAATGAAGAGCAAGCATTCATGAGCAAAAAGCTCGCGACAATTGAAGTGAATGCACCCATTACAATTTCGATGGACGACTTGACATACTCGGGACCTGATGAAGAAAACGTCAAAACGATATATGAGGAACTGAAATTCAAGACGTTGCTTGAAAAAATGGCTCCCCAAACGGAAAGTGAACCCGTAAAGGAAATTGACGTTCAAATCGTAACTAATCCTGAAATGATTGAACTTGCGGATGAAATGGCAATCCATATTGAAATGATGGATGAAAATTATTTGTCTTCGGAAGTTACAGGCGTCAGCATGACGGACGGCAAACAAACACTATTCATTCCTATCGCGGTTTTGCAACAATCCGACCGTTTAAAAGAATGGCTGCGTGATGAAGAGAAAAGGAAGCTTGCAACCGATTCAAAAGCTGCCTCTGCATCATTATTACGATACGGCATCGAAGTGAATGGCTTTGAATTTGATCTATTGCTAGCGACATATATTGCGAATCCATCTACCTCTTATACGGATGTCGCTTCCGTCGCAAGGGAATTCAACTATTCAGATGTCCAACCTGATGAAGCTGTTTATGGAAAAGGCGCGAAAAAAGCATTGCCGGAAGAAAAGGTGCTTGCAGATCATGCCGGCAGGAAAGCTCAAGCTGTCTGGGAGCTCAGACCTATACTTGAAGAGAAATTACATGAAAATGAACAGTTTGAATTGTATCGCGAACTCGAAATGCCACTAGCAAACATTCTTGGGAAGATGGAATCGGCAGGTGTTAAGACCGACTTGGGCATCCTCCAGCAAATCGGCCTTCAGCTATCCACGAGATTGACCGAACTCGAATCGATCATTTATGAGATGGCTGGACAACCGTTCAATATTAATTCTCCAAAGCAGTTAGGAGAGATCCTGTTTGAAAAGATCGGATTAACGCCAATCAAAAAAACGAAGACGGGCTATTCGACTGCAGCGGATGTTTTAGAAAAGCTTGAAAGCGAGCATGAAATTATTAGTTTCATTTTGACATACCGTCAGCTCGGTAAGCTGAATTCGACTTATATCGAAGGTTTGTCAAAGGAGATCCACGAGGACGGAAAAATTCATACTCGATTCCAACAGGCATTGACGCAAACGGGCCGATTGAGCTCCATCAATCCTAACTTGCAAAACATCCCGATTCGGCTCGAGGAAGGTAGAAAGATCCGTGCAGCATTCGTTCCATCAGAGCCAGGCTGGCTTATGTTCGCTGCCGATTATTCACAGATTGAATTGCGTGTCCTTGCCCATATGTCCCAAGACGAGAAAATGATTTCAGCTTTCCGGGAAGGGGAAGACATCCATACGAAAACTGCGATGGATGTATTCGGAGTGGATAAAGACGCCGTGTCCTCAGACATGAGAAGGACTGCCAAGGCGGTTAACTTTGGAATTGTCTATGGCATAAGCGATTACGGTCTGTCACAAAGCTTGAATATCACCCGGAAGGAAGCAGGAAAATTCATCGACACGTACCTCGAGACATTCCCTGGAGTAAAGCAATACATGGAAGATATCGTCTCCGAGGCGAAAATGAAGGGCTATGTCGTCACGATGATGAACAGACGAAGATACTTGCCTGATATTACAAGTTCGAATTTTAATTTGCGGAGCTTTGCAGAAAGAACGGCTATGAATACGCCGATACAAGGGACTGCCGCAGATATCATTAAAAAGGCGATGATCGATATGGACGCCAGATTGAAGGAGGAAAAAATGCAGACGCGCATGCTCCTTCAAGTGCATGATGAATTGATCTTTGAAGCGCCTGAGGAAGAAATCGAAAAACTGAAGATAATCGTACCGGACGTGATGGAATCTGCATTGGCACTCGATGTACCTTTAAAGGCCGAGTGGGCGTTTGGTCATTCTTGGTACGAAACGAAGTGA